The following nucleotide sequence is from Bacteroidota bacterium.
CAGGATTTACCGACGGGCCGCCAATTTCAACTTCCACTCCTTCTAAGGCAGGGCCACCATCGATAGGGTCGCCAAAGGCATTGAAAAATCTTCCGGCCAGGTCATCGCTTACTTTTAAGCTTGGAGCTTTACCAAGGAAAGTTACTTCGGCATTAGTTGGGATTCCCTCTGTACCACCAAAAATCTGAAGGGTAACGTTATCACCGACAAGTTTTACCACCTGTGCCAGCTTGCCATGCACAATGGCCAGCTCTTCGTTACCTATGCCAGTGGCTTTTAGCGAGCAGGTTGCCTTTGTGATTTGCGAAATTTTTGTGTATATTTTCTGAAAAGCCTTGTTTTCCATGCTTTATTTATTTACTGTTTCGTATTTTATCAGGCAGCCTGTTTCTCTTTTACCAACTCTTTGAGTTCATTTTCGAACTTGTTGAATTTTTCCGATTTAAACTCAGAATAATTCATTTGCCTACAGGTATTAATCATCTTCTTAAAATGAGCGTTTACTTCGTTAAATGAATCGAAACTAAACTCTGTGTGGCAAATATCCAATATGCTTTTCAGCATATACTCCTGGCGTTCGATAGGGGTCGACTGGTCGATCTTGTCAAAGGCATCTTGTTGAAGGATTACAAAGTCTATTAACTCCGATTTCCAATAATTAACATGGTATTCGACCGGCACGCCGTCATCCCCAAGGATGTTGATTTGCTCATAGGTTTCTTTTCCGCGTAGTAAGATTGTTTTGGTGGTATTGACCATTTCCAGCCAATCTTCGGAAATAACACCGTTGATGTATTCAGCAAACTCGGGGTATTCGAGGTATTTCGAATAACTGTCAATTGGGTCAACCGCAGGGTAGCGTTTGCTATCGGCACGTCCCTGGGCCAAAGCATAAAAACAGCGGGCTGCCTTTTTGGTCGATTCGGTTACAGGTTCTTTGAGGTTACCACCTGCCGGAGATACTGTTCCAAGGAAGGTGATTGAACCTGATTCTCCATTATTCAAATATACATATCCTGCTCGTGCGTAAAAATTCGAAATAATCGCAGGTAAATCCATAGGGAAGGCATCCGGACCAGGGAGCTCTTCGAGCCGGTTCGACATTTCGCGCAGAGCTTGAGCCCAACGAGAAGTAGAATCGGCCAACATCAATACTCGAAGACCCATGGCACGGTAATATTCGCCGAGGGTCATAGCAGTATAAACCGAAGCTTCGCGGGCAGCAACAGGCATGTTGGAAGTGTTGGCAATGATGGTGGTACGCTCAATAAGTTTACGTCCTGTGCGGGCATCTTCCAATTCCGGAAACTCGGTAAAAATCTCTACTACTTCGTTGGCACGTTCGCCACAGGCTGCGATAATCACAATATCGGCTTCTGCTTGTTTTGAAATAGCATGCTGCAATACAGTTTTTCCTGCACCAAAGGGACCGGGAATAAAACCTGTTCCACCTTCTACAATCGGATTAAGTGTATCGATGGTACGCACCCCTGTTTCGAGCAGTTTAAACGGACGAGGTTTTTCTTTGTAATTGGTAATGGCTACTTTTACAGGCCATTTCTGCATCATGTTGATTTTTGTCTCGTTGCCTTCTTTGTCTTCGATTACAGCAATTGTTTCCTCGATGGTATATTTTCCTGCTGCAGCTAGGCTTTTTAACTTAAAGCTTCCCTTTAGTTTAAAGGGTACCATAATTTTGTGAGGCATGCTGTTTTCGTCTACTTCTCCTAACCAGTCGCCTGCCTGAACTGTATCGCCTACTTTTGCAAGAACCTTAAAATCCCATTTCTTTTCTATGTCCAAAGGGTGAGTATATTCGCCACGTTTCAGAAATACTCCCTTCATTTTATCGAGGTCGTTCTGAAGCCCGTCGTAGTTTTTTGAAAGGATACCAGGTCCCAGTGTTACCTCGAGCATGTGCCCGGCAAATTCTACCTCGAACCCAATTTTTACTCCCCGTGTACTTTCAAATACCTGCACATAAGTGTTGGAACCGTTTATTTTAATTACCTCGGCCATCAGTTTCGTTTCGCCAGTAAGAATGTAGCAGATTTCGTTCTGCGAAACAGGACCATCGGCCTCCACGATTACGAGGTTGGCAATAATACCTTTTACTTTACCTTGTGTTGACATGTTTGTTGACTTATTTTAAACTAAAATCGGCAGGAAACTCATAGCTGGTTTCGAGCTTTTTCAGCATATCTTTAAAAAATTCTAATCCTGTATTTTTATCCAAACGCATCCAGCGCTCTATGATAGCCAGTTTAATTAAAAACGTAAATAGTTTTTCTACACTGAAATAGTGAAAAAACGATTGTTCATCAAGAAGTTCCCAACGAATGGTATCAATTCGTTTTTCCTGTTCGAAAAGCTCATTTGTTTCCAAAGCCCTGAATATGGCTTCGGAATAAGGAAGCTCATCGGAATCTAATCCAAAATCACGGGCAGAGCTTCGAATGAGCTTATCTTGTATTTCATCATTGCCTACTAACTGAGTTTCGATTGTTAGGCTGTTCTCTCGGCATTTGTATGCTGTGAGCACATTTCCGAGCTTTTGTTCAAAGAGGATCCAGGCTTGTACAAACTTGTTGGGCACTTGCAAAGCATGCTGGAAATAGAGTTCGGTAAGTTGTAAATCCCAACTTTTGTTGGGTATTATTGCCTGCTCGGCCTTGTAGGCATCGATAAAAAGCGGCAGGTAAGAAGGGCACTTAAAGGGCAGTGAATCGTATGATGCATCTTTTGCAGCAGCCAACAATTGCTCCAGCATTTCGGCACTCAGGTTACCCGATTCTGCATGGGGTTCGTCGGATCCTTTTAACCTGTTCAGAAGGTTCTGATGATCAAATGGCCAGAAGTACAGACGGATCAAATCAAAATCTTCTACTGGCAAGTGCTCCGCCAAAAATGACCGGTATTCGACTGGCGAAAGGATCATTTTTGTGTCATCCAGCAATATATCTGGTAATCCGGCAACCAGGTAATAGTATTGTCGGCTCATAGATACTGTTTTACGCTTCGTATAAAAATTGAATTAGCTTAGGACGAAGGTACTGTCTGAAGAAGTTATTAAAATCTTCGTCAGTAAAGCTGATTTTGTAGCTTCCGTCCTTGGCAGTAATCTGGAATCCGGCTTTTACCGAAGCATCGTTGCTTATGGTCAGGCCTTTTTCGAACAAATCTTTTACCGATTTTTTCAGGTGTTCGGTCAGCTCTTTTTCCTGTGCTTTGGGTATTACGAGGTTCAGGTCTGCAACCTGGCTACCTGCCCAGTTTTTTAAAGTCGACTCAATCAGTTGCTTGGCAAACTCGGCATCGAAGGCTTTTCCTGTTGCAGAGGCGATAACTTTGCTGTTCACAGCATCGGTAATTTGTTGTTTCAAAGCATTCAAGGCTTGTCTTGCCGAAAGCTTAATTTCCGATTCGGTGTTCTTTTTTGTTTCGGCTGCCTGTTTTTGCGCCTCTGCGAGTATGGTACCGGCTTCTTTTTTCGCATTCGCAATAATTTCCGAAGCTTCTTTTTTAGCCTTGTCAACCAGGGCGCGGCCTTCTTCATTCCCTTTGGCAAGACCTTCCTGGTATATCTTCTCGGTGAGTTCTTGAAGTTTACTTTGCATTTCTATATCAATTTCTTTTTCAGTTACTTATAATATTATTGTTATCCGAATAACAAAACGACCGCAATTTAATCAAAGTTTTAATATGTAAAAGGAGTTTTTACTGATCAGGACGGATAAAAATACTTTAATTGCTTGATACTTGTTTATTAAATTGAATTAAAAATTCTTTCATTCACCCATTCAATTATTCCATCATTCACCACTTCACTCATTCATTCAAATTCTGAACTTACAAGGTACGATGTTTTTTATATTGATTCGAAGGGGCCTTTTGTTTTTTAGAGCAATCGCAATCTTTGGATTTATGTCTTAGTTCCCGAGAATACTTCGAGGAAGCACATCCGGCTGAAAGAAAACCAATCATTAACAATACAAGTATAGGGCGCATGGATAAAATTAATAAGTAGTTTTGTTGTCGCATCTAAGTTAAAAAGATTTAGCGTACAGGAGGAGTTTGGATGAATACAAGATATACCGAAAACTTAAAAAGACATATCTGGCGAACCATACGAAAACAGGAATTGCTTTCTGAAGGCGACCGTCTGATGGTTGCTCTATCGGGAGGTAAAGATTCTCTCGTGTTATTGGAAGCAATTGCGGACCATTCCAAACGCCTGCCTTTCAAGATAGATGTGCTGGCTGTGCATGTGTTAATCGAAGAAATTGGTTATCAAACCGATATTGAATATCTCCGAACTATTTGCAACAACCTGAAAATACCATTTATGTTGGTGAGGCCCGGTTTTGAAACAAATAGTTCCGTTGAAAAATCAATGTGTTTTATCTGTTCATGGCATCGCAGAAAAGTTTTTTTTTCAATTAACCGCGAACAAGGTTATAATAAGCTTGCCTTTGGACACCATATGGACGATGCCATTGAAACTCTTTTTATGAATATGATATACCATGGTTCCATGAGTTCCATGCCTTATAAGTTCGATATGTTCAATGGCAGGTTAACAGTAATCAGACCCATGCTGGAAGTAACTGAGGAGCAGTTAGAGCTTTATGCTTTGGAGCGAAATTTTAAAAAAGAAGTAAAGCAATGTCCCTTCGAAAACAGCAAGCGGAAAACATTGAAACATAAAATTGATTTGCTGAGCGATAATTCTAACAATGCCCGGAAGAATATTTTCAGATCGATGGAAAACATCTTCACTGAATATTTGCCTCAAAGGAAAGAGTGAACATTGTTTTTACACTTTTTTTATTACTTTTATAATAGTGCAATTTTTTTAAGATAGAATGCACCTGAAGGGAAGCATATCAGTAAAATATTTAGCAGGGAAGGGGAAGTTCTACCAGATTAAAAATATATAACATTTATAAGGATGAAAACACCTAATTTGTTGGCCTTTGTCTTTTCGATGCTTGTTACAGGCAGCCTGCTTCAGGCACAAATACCAAAAACAAGTCTCGCTGATTTTTCCGGCACCGATTGGAAGCTTGTGAAAGCTGCCAAATCGAATATAGAGAACCTGCAAGGTCTTGCGATGCCCGAATTAGTTAAAATGCTCGATAATACGGAGAAAAAGAAGCTTGAAAATACTGGTAGCCTGATTTATCCCGGAGCCGAGAAATTTTTTGGACACGGCCAGATTATTGATTACGACATCGATTATCTTTCCATCAGAGCAGGTTGGCTTATTGAAGAGATTTCTTTTAATAATTTCGGTTTTTCAGGCATTCATCTGCCAAAAGACGAGCTAATTACACACATCAAAGTAACCTTTCCGGCGTATTACAACAATACAACCAACCGAAAAAAACTCGAAACAGCTACCGAAGCAATGTTGCGCGAAATAGCCCAGGCATTGGCTGTAAAAGCTGCCAAAGCCTGGTGGGAAGAGTATGGTAAAAATTTTACTCGCCTTCAATCGTTGGTCGATGCCCTTAAGAGTTTCGATGAAAAAAGACAGGTGAAAGCATTGTTTTATTTACGCAATGGCACAACAAAATGCGACGATCTTACTCGTGATTATTATTACGAAGAAATATCGAAAGAGATTGTTCGCCTGAGTGGTTCCGATGTACAACGGATTTCTGAGAATGCCAAGTTAATATTGCTCGATAGCAAACTCGAGTGGCTGAGCCTTAAAACAGAATAGAATTGTTTAAAATTTGTTTTTTACCTCTCCCCATTTGCATATAGCTTTATAGTGAAGACTAAATCGTGAAAATCATGAAATCGTTCAAAGCCATAAGTGTAATACTCTTTTTAAGCATTGCAGCCCATCAGTCTGCTTTTGCGCAGAAAGAATTGTTTATTAAACAGATTGAGTTTAATCTTGAGGTTGTTAGCGATATCGACTATGAGAATGAGTATTTCATCACCCTCAAACTCAATAAAGGTTCGCGCTATATTTTTGCAGTAACAAACAATGTGAACGATAAACCTGGCAAAGCTATTATCGAGCTGCTCGATGCCGATAACCTTATTATGACCAATGGAATAGGTGAGAAGTATTTTGATAAATTAAGTTTTGAATGCAATAAAACAGGCTTTTACGATCTGCTGGTACGCTTTAAGGATAATCAGGTTGGACATTCCATGGTGGATGTATCACTTATTCAATAGATTTTTCTGACTAATGATAAGAACCCGGTATGGCCGGGTTTTTTTATGGAAGTCTGTATAAATCACTAGTGCAATTTTTTCGGAAATAGCTACTTTAATGCGATTTGCCGGTAAATATAGGATCTGTGTTTTAGTAAGGTTAACTTCGCAATGATGTACTTAACTTTGACCGCAAGCAAACCAATTTGCTTTTAATGAAAAATCAGCCTATAATATACCTGGTCGATGCCAATGAGGCTTACCGCAAAAGAACTGTGAATTTGCTAAAATCAAAGCATTACCATAGAATTGTGGAGTTTAGCTCAGGTGAGGATTGCTATTCAACACAAATGGATGCAGCAGATATTGTGATCACTGAGAGTAATTTTGGGTTAGAATCCTGGAGTGGCCTGGAGTTTATGCTGGAATACAAACGCTTATTTGAAAATACTCAGTTTCTTTTTCTTACCTCTGAGTCAGATTTAAAAAAGGCAACACTTTGTATTCGAAGCGGTGCAAGAGATTATATTCTGAAAAGTAAAACCGGTCAGCATCGTATAGCCGACTTGGTATCTAAAATACCCATCCAACTGTCCGAACAGTCAATTTTGCCAGATTCTTTTTCAGATTAATTAAATCAGTGTAGAAGATATTTTCCCTTAAGGTTTTGAAGGTTTATAGCTGGCAGGCAACTGAGGCGAATCCATGTTTTTTTTGCTGTTCATTTCCTGCAGCGATTCGAAACTAATCCTTTCAACCTCATAGCTGGTGTTGTAATTGATAAAATTAATAGAGGTGTTGGCGAATCCCTTGTCCTGAATCAGTTTAAATTGATATTGCGATTGTGGCATATTGCCTTTTACCTGGCACACACAATTTAGAAGGCTGGGACCATATTGGCTAAAGACATCCATAAACAACAGTCCCGATTCGTAACCGAGAAAGGTAAAATTGTATGGAATATTTGAATTGAGCACTTGTTGTGGTTCGTAGCCAAGAGTTTTGCGGCAATTTTTTATAAATGATTGCGTATGCAGGTTTTTATAATCGATAAAAAATGGAGAATAAATAACTGTGTTTAACTGATGTAAAAGTTCGATACGCAAGTTTTCAAAGGTCAACCATTCTGGAATACCGATAACATCTATATCCATTCCCCGGCTTTGATAAATGTTCAAAATACCTATCAGGTTGCTCACATTGGCTTCACGGTTCGATAGAATAACCACAATATTCCCCTTTGTTGATACAAGTTCTTTCCTTAAACCTTTTTCAAGAGTATCATTAATCGCTATTTCTTTATAGTCGATGGTTTCGTAAAAGCCACGGGCCAGTGAATAAGCAAAAATGTTTTCTTTCAACTCTTTCACCTGCAAGCTATCTGCAGATAGTTGATGATGCAGAATGATAATTTTTTTCTCTTTAAATTGTGAAAGGTAATCGGCACAGTTTTCAATTTCCGATTTCCGGTCTGGGATCATATACAGGCTAAATGGGCTGGTCCGGATGTTGTTGTCGCTTACCTTATAGAACGGAAGCACAAGAGGTATTTTATTGGTTTCGGAATATTCCGATACAAGTTTAACGTTCTCACTGATCAACGGGCCAAAGATTATTTCTGGTTTTATGATATCGAGTTCGGTAAGTATACTTTTTACTCTTTGTGTATCCGATTTGGTATCGTAGGTGAAGATGCTCACGGAAACACCTTTTCTTTTTAAGGAATCGACCGCTAAAAGAAAACCTTGATAATACTCGCTGGCACCATTGCTTCGGGCTTTAAACCGATAGGAGGGGTTTTTTCGCTTTAAAGAATCGGCAGGCTCAGATTCAAGGGCGATCATTTCCTCGGCATGAAAGGGCAACAAGAGGGCTATTTTTATAGTTTTAACTTTGGAGGCTTTTTGGATGGAGTCGCAAACCGGACTCTTGTATTGCCTGATAGAATGATCAACTAACAGGCTGCTGTCAGGCTCAGCCATAGCAATAAGACTGTCGGCAGACGAAATATAGATGACCATGCCCGGTTTTAAACCCCAACGTAGGGCTGGGTTAATTTTTACCAATTCATCCATTTCAATCTCAAAACGTTGGGCAATCAGAAACAAACTATCCCCGTCCTGAACCAAATATTGATTGCTACCTATAGTGGGTAGAGTACTGGAAGTAATTACATTCCTGGTTATTGGTATTTTTAATACCTGATTGATCTGAATACTGGTTTCACTCCCCGGATTATGGAGATAGATTGCTTCTTTCGAAACCCCATAATTCTTTGCAATGGTATGTACGGTTTCTTTTTTGCTTACCCTGTGGTAGAGAAAATTACTATCTGCCGGAATTGTTTGCGGAGCTGTAGCTTCGCTTTTCATAGTAGTTGTTTGATCAGGAATGCGCAAAACCTGTCCGGTGGATAGTACATCCAGGTTTGCTTCGGGGTTGGCTGTTTTTATGAGTTGAATATCGGTTTCGTATGCCTTACTGATCGAATAGAGGGTTTGTCCGGCCTTTACTGTATGCATATAATAAACTTTGCCTTGCAGCAAAATCTTTTCGTTCGATTTT
It contains:
- a CDS encoding V-type ATP synthase subunit A, whose protein sequence is MSTQGKVKGIIANLVIVEADGPVSQNEICYILTGETKLMAEVIKINGSNTYVQVFESTRGVKIGFEVEFAGHMLEVTLGPGILSKNYDGLQNDLDKMKGVFLKRGEYTHPLDIEKKWDFKVLAKVGDTVQAGDWLGEVDENSMPHKIMVPFKLKGSFKLKSLAAAGKYTIEETIAVIEDKEGNETKINMMQKWPVKVAITNYKEKPRPFKLLETGVRTIDTLNPIVEGGTGFIPGPFGAGKTVLQHAISKQAEADIVIIAACGERANEVVEIFTEFPELEDARTGRKLIERTTIIANTSNMPVAAREASVYTAMTLGEYYRAMGLRVLMLADSTSRWAQALREMSNRLEELPGPDAFPMDLPAIISNFYARAGYVYLNNGESGSITFLGTVSPAGGNLKEPVTESTKKAARCFYALAQGRADSKRYPAVDPIDSYSKYLEYPEFAEYINGVISEDWLEMVNTTKTILLRGKETYEQINILGDDGVPVEYHVNYWKSELIDFVILQQDAFDKIDQSTPIERQEYMLKSILDICHTEFSFDSFNEVNAHFKKMINTCRQMNYSEFKSEKFNKFENELKELVKEKQAA
- a CDS encoding DUF2764 family protein codes for the protein MSRQYYYLVAGLPDILLDDTKMILSPVEYRSFLAEHLPVEDFDLIRLYFWPFDHQNLLNRLKGSDEPHAESGNLSAEMLEQLLAAAKDASYDSLPFKCPSYLPLFIDAYKAEQAIIPNKSWDLQLTELYFQHALQVPNKFVQAWILFEQKLGNVLTAYKCRENSLTIETQLVGNDEIQDKLIRSSARDFGLDSDELPYSEAIFRALETNELFEQEKRIDTIRWELLDEQSFFHYFSVEKLFTFLIKLAIIERWMRLDKNTGLEFFKDMLKKLETSYEFPADFSLK
- a CDS encoding V-type ATP synthase subunit E translates to MQSKLQELTEKIYQEGLAKGNEEGRALVDKAKKEASEIIANAKKEAGTILAEAQKQAAETKKNTESEIKLSARQALNALKQQITDAVNSKVIASATGKAFDAEFAKQLIESTLKNWAGSQVADLNLVIPKAQEKELTEHLKKSVKDLFEKGLTISNDASVKAGFQITAKDGSYKISFTDEDFNNFFRQYLRPKLIQFLYEA
- a CDS encoding tRNA 2-thiocytidine biosynthesis protein TtcA codes for the protein MNTRYTENLKRHIWRTIRKQELLSEGDRLMVALSGGKDSLVLLEAIADHSKRLPFKIDVLAVHVLIEEIGYQTDIEYLRTICNNLKIPFMLVRPGFETNSSVEKSMCFICSWHRRKVFFSINREQGYNKLAFGHHMDDAIETLFMNMIYHGSMSSMPYKFDMFNGRLTVIRPMLEVTEEQLELYALERNFKKEVKQCPFENSKRKTLKHKIDLLSDNSNNARKNIFRSMENIFTEYLPQRKE
- a CDS encoding response regulator, whose translation is MKNQPIIYLVDANEAYRKRTVNLLKSKHYHRIVEFSSGEDCYSTQMDAADIVITESNFGLESWSGLEFMLEYKRLFENTQFLFLTSESDLKKATLCIRSGARDYILKSKTGQHRIADLVSKIPIQLSEQSILPDSFSD
- a CDS encoding LysM peptidoglycan-binding domain-containing protein, with protein sequence MRYLFLIILSVLSFFLQPETAHAQFQPAPVEKSNEKILLQGKVYYMHTVKAGQTLYSISKAYETDIQLIKTANPEANLDVLSTGQVLRIPDQTTTMKSEATAPQTIPADSNFLYHRVSKKETVHTIAKNYGVSKEAIYLHNPGSETSIQINQVLKIPITRNVITSSTLPTIGSNQYLVQDGDSLFLIAQRFEIEMDELVKINPALRWGLKPGMVIYISSADSLIAMAEPDSSLLVDHSIRQYKSPVCDSIQKASKVKTIKIALLLPFHAEEMIALESEPADSLKRKNPSYRFKARSNGASEYYQGFLLAVDSLKRKGVSVSIFTYDTKSDTQRVKSILTELDIIKPEIIFGPLISENVKLVSEYSETNKIPLVLPFYKVSDNNIRTSPFSLYMIPDRKSEIENCADYLSQFKEKKIIILHHQLSADSLQVKELKENIFAYSLARGFYETIDYKEIAINDTLEKGLRKELVSTKGNIVVILSNREANVSNLIGILNIYQSRGMDIDVIGIPEWLTFENLRIELLHQLNTVIYSPFFIDYKNLHTQSFIKNCRKTLGYEPQQVLNSNIPYNFTFLGYESGLLFMDVFSQYGPSLLNCVCQVKGNMPQSQYQFKLIQDKGFANTSINFINYNTSYEVERISFESLQEMNSKKNMDSPQLPASYKPSKP